In a single window of the Lacerta agilis isolate rLacAgi1 chromosome 15, rLacAgi1.pri, whole genome shotgun sequence genome:
- the LYRM9 gene encoding LYR motif-containing protein 9: MAPLPGAELVRSPLQLYRYLLRCCKLLPGKNVQEHYKHAIRQSFQVHADEDNPERIRQIINRSIEDADWVMEKYKKRK, translated from the exons ATGGCTCCCCTCCCGGGAGCGGAGCTGGTGAGGAGCCCTTTGCAGCTGTACCGATACCTGCTGCGTTGCTGCAAGTTGCTGCCAGGGAAGAACGTCCAGGAACACTACAAGCACGCAATCCGACAG AGTTTCCAAGTCCATGCTGATGAAGATAACCCGGAGCGGATCCGGCAGATCATCAACAGGTCCATTGAAGATGCTGATTGGGTGATGGAAAAA TATAAGAAACGAAAGTAG